CTCTTGACGGTGCCGATTGGCACCTCGAGGATCTCGGCCGCCTCGGCCACGGGGAAGCCTTCCATGTCGACGAGCACCAGCGCGGCGCGCTGCTCGTGGGGCAGGGTGGACAGAGCGGCCAGGACGCGGTCGCGGCGCTCGTGGTCGACGGCCGCGGCGGCGGGGTCCTCCGGCGTCGCGCCGGTCGGCGAGAGCCGGGCGCGGTGCTCGACGTCGTCGGGCAGCGGGTCGGCCCGGCGGACCTGGGCGCGACGCATCCGGTCGAGGCAGGCGTTGACCACCACCCGGTGCAGCCACGTGGTCACGGCCGCGTCGCCCCGGAAGCCCGCGGCGCGGCGGTGGGCGTTGACCAGCGCCTCCTGCAGGGCGTCGGCCGCCTCCTCGCGGTCGCCGGTGGTGCGCAGCGCCACGGCCCAGAGCCGGTCGCGGTGCCGGGTGACGAGCACCCCGAAGGCCCCGCCGTCACCGGCGACGTGGGCCCGGAGCAGCTCGTGGTCGGTGCGGTCGTCCTCGAGGGCGGGCGGCGTCACGACCGGGCCGTGATCTCGGCGATCTCCCCCCGGTAGCCGCCGGAGGTCGGCGGCAGCTGGGTCAGCCACACCAGGACGTAGCGGGTGGTCGGCTTGGGGTCGAGCTCGACGGTGGTGCGTGCCGGGGCGTCGGCCTGCTCCCCGACCTGGTCGAGCTGGGAGACGTCGGTGGGCATCTCGGTGACGCCGGCGGGGGCGGCGTACACCTCGTAGCTGGTGGGGCTGGTCGCGAACCGGACCGTGACCGAGCCGACCTCGCGGTCGCGGCCGAGGTCGAGCATCAGGCCCACGCCGTCCTTGAGCCCGCCCAGGTCGGGGCGGTTGCGGTAGGTCAGCGTCGTCCACGCCGTCGCGGGGTCGCCGTCGATGGCGTTGGGCGCCTCCTCGGGGTTCTCCTCGGCCGGGTCGCCCTCGGGGTCGAAGTCGCTGACGCCGGCCGGCTTCAGCACCTGGCTGGCCGCGGCGCTGCTCGGGGAGTCGGTGGGGTCGGGGGAGCCGCCGAGCAGGGCGCCGTCCTGGCGGCCCAGCGAGAACGCCACGGCCGTCGCGACCGCGAGGGCGATCACCACCGCGATCACCACCGCGGTGCGGAGCCAGCCGCGCCCCTCCGTGCCGGCGGGTGCACCACGACCGGCGTCGCCGTCGTCGGTGAACAGCCAGTGCTCGGGGCTCTCGGGTCCGCGGGTGTCGCCGGACCGGTCGCCGCCCTGGGTGGGCGGCCCACCCTGGCTCGCGGTGGGGCCGTGGCCCTGGGTGTCGTCGGACCAGGCCTGCGTCCGGCTGGCGGCCCCGGCCGGCACCCGGCGCTCCGTCGTGGCGAAGAGCGGTCGCTCCGGGGAGTCCTCGAACGGCGGGGGCGGCGGCAGCGGGTCGGGGGCGGCCAGGGGCGAGAGCGAGTCGGGGGCCTCGTAGGGCTCGCGGTGCAGCGCGGTCTGCTCCATGGCGGGCCCGATGGTGGGGCTGCCGGTGGGGCTGCCGGTGGGGCTGCCGGTGGGGCTGCCGGTCGCGTCGACGCGGGTGGTGGGGGCATCGAGGCCTGCCGCGGCCGCGTGGCCCACGGCCGGGAACGGCGTGGCGGCCTGGGTCGCCTCCGGGTCCCAGGCGGGGTCCGCCGGGGGGGTGGTCTCGCGGTCGACCCCGGGCTCGGCGCGCGGGTCGGCCGCGACCAGGGTGGGCTCGTCGTCGCTCGCCGGCTCGTGGTGCATCGAGGCCAGCGTCAGGGGGGCCCCGGCGCCGGAGTCGCCGGTGAAGTCGGCCAGCGCGGCGGCGATCTCCTGGGCGGTCTCGATCGGCATCGCGTGCTGCGCGGCCTCCTGGTGGAGCACCCGGTCGCAGATGGTGTCCAGCACGCGCGGCACCCCGGCCCGGACCTGACGGGGGCGCAGCGGCCGGCGGCCCTCGCGGGGGGCCGGGGGGACGGAGGACTCGGCGATGCCGGGCCAGCGGCCGGTGAGCGCGGCGTACAGGATGCCGGCGAGGTTGATGACGTCGGCCTCGCGCGCGTCGGTCTCGCCGTACGACGGGTCGGGGGACGGCGGGTGGTGCAGGCTGGCGTCGACGACGTAGCCGATCAGCTTGACCGCGCCCGCGTGGGTGACCAGCACCGACTCGGGGTTGAGCCGCCCGTGGGCCACGCCCTGGCTGTGGCCGTGGGCGATCGCCTCGGCCACCTCCCGGGTCAGCCAGGCGGCGCGCGAGGGCGCCAGCGTGCCGCGCTCGAGCATCAGGTCGAGGGAGAGGCCCTCGCCCCACTCGTTGACGACCCAGGCCACCCCGTCGGCGTCGTCGGCGTCGAGGACGCGGAGCAGGTGGGTGTCGTTGACGGTGGCCGACAGCCGTGCCGCCTCCATCAGGGCGGGGGCGCGCGGGTCGTCGCTGGGGAGGGCGTGGATGGCCACGCTGCGGGCCAGGACGGTGTCGGTGGCACGCCAGAAGCGGGCCCCGTCGTCCTCGGTGAGGAGGTCCTCGAGCCGGTAGCGGCCGGCGAGCAGGGTCCCGGGACCGATGGCTCCGCTCGTCACGATCTCCTCCTCCGCGTCGGGGCCCATCGTAGGGCCCGGTGGGTCAGCCCGAGGCCGGTCCGGCGGGCGTCCGGCCGCCCCTGCCGGGACGGAGACGGCGCAGCACCAGGGACATGACGTCGTTCACCTCGGTGATCCGCAGCACCCGCGCGAGACCGACGTACGCCGCGAGGAAGCACAGCCCCACCGCCCCCAGCTCCAGGACCGCGCGGACCAGCCCGCGACCGGGCAGCACGAGGTCGAGCACCGCTCCCGCCGCCTCGCGGACGCCGACCGCGACGAGCGCCGCCAGGCCCGCGGCGATCGCCAGCCGGACCAGGAAGCGCAGCAGCAGCCGGCTCGACAGGCCGCCGACCCGGCGCACCAGCAGGGTGTAGGACACCGCCGCCCCGACGCCGTAGGAGCAGGCGTAGGCGATCACCAGCCGCGGGGCCACCTGGCTGGGGTCCACGCCGCGGGTCAGCAGCAGGGCGGCCACGATGTTGGTGGCGGCGACGGCGCACTGGACGAAGAACACCAGCCGGGTCTGCTCCAGGGCGTAGAAGCCCCGGAGCACCAGGTAGTGGGCGGTGAACAGCACCAGGCCGAACCCGAACAGGGTCAGCGTCGGCGCGAAGTTGCCGTAGTCGGAGGCCGCGGCGCCGTAGCCCCAGATCACCTGGGCCAGGTCGAGGGCCATCACGGCGAACAGCACGGCCACCGGCACCACCAGGGCGTACGCCGAGCGCAGCGTCGAGGCGACCGTGCGGCCGATCGAGGTGAGCTCGCCGTCGGCGGCGTACCTCGACAGCAGCGGGAGCATCGCGGTCGCCAGCGAGACGGTGATGATCGAGTGCGGCACGATCGTGAGCAGGTAGGAGTTGGAGTAGACGGTGTAGCCGGTGCCCTCGACGCCGCCGGTCGCGCTCTCCCCGACGGTGCCGCCGCTCGCGAGCTTGACCACGACCGTGTAGGCGACCTGGTTGACCACCACGAACAGCACCGTCCACACCCCCAGCCGCAGGGTGTGGCCCAGGCCGGCGCCGCGGAAGTCGAAGCGGGGCCGGTAGCGCACGCCGGCCGCGCGCAGGTACGGCACCAGCACCAGCAGCTGGACCACGATGCCGAGGGTGGAGCCGAGGCCGAGCAGCGCCTCCTGGCCCGGCGTGAAGCCGCCCTGCTTCTCCGCGCCGCTCGCCGCGCCGAAGACGAGCAGGTAGGCCACCAGCACGCCGACGGCGATGACGTTGTTGGCGATCGGGGCCCACATCATGGGGCCGAACCGGCCGCGCGAGTTGAGCACCTGCCCGACCAGCACGAACATGCCGTAGAAGAACACCTGCGGCAGGCAGAACCGGGCGAAGGCGACCACCGAGTCGAGCTGGGCCCGCCGGTCGGGGCCGTAGTAGGCGGGGTCGAGGAACAGCCGCATCAGCAGCGGCGCCGCGACGACGAGCAGCACCGTGACCACGCCGAGGAACAGGATCGCCAGCGTCACGATGCGGTTGAGGTAGGCCTCACCGCCGTCGGCGTCGTTCTTCATCGAGCGCACCAGCTGCGGCACCAGCACGGCGTTGACGACGCCGCCGGCGAGCAGCACGTAGAGCATGTTGGGCACCGTGTTGGCGATGGTGAACACGTCGGCGTGCAGGCCGATGCCCAGGGCCGCGGCCAGCAGGATGCCGCGGACGAAGCCGCTGAGCCGGGAAAAGATCGTGCCGGCGGCCATCACCGCGCTCGACGACAGCAGCGACCGCGACCGGTCGGAGGCGCTCATCGGGGCCTCACCCGGCGGCCCGGCGCCAGCGGTGCTCGCGCACCCGCAGCACGATCCGGCGCGCGATCATCACCGCGAGCAGCAGGCCGCCGGCGGCGATCACGACCCAGATGAAGATGCCGACCTGGCTGGTGCGCAGCGCGAAGGTGAAGGCCTGGCCGGCGTCGGCGCCCGAGAGCGTGACGGGCTGCAGCGTCACGGAGTGGACCCCCTCGGGACTGCGCACCGGCAGCCGCATCGTGTAGCGCTGGCCCGGCCCGAGGTCGACCGGGTCGGGGGTCTCGACGCTGACCTCGCCGTCGGTGGCCGCGCGCAGCCCGACGGTCACCGGCTGCTCGAGGCCGTTGACCAGGGTGACGGTGACCTCGCCGGCACCGCTGGACAGGGTCACGAAGTCGGTCCCGGTGACGGCGACGCGGTCGATCTCGCGCTGGGCGGCGTCGCGCATCGCGATCGCCTGCGCGGCCGTCGCGCCGCGGGCCGAGCGGGCGGCGTACGACACCGACTGGAGCGAGGCGCCGAGCAGCCGGTCGAGCACGTCGTTGTCGTTGGCGAGCATCCCGTCGAGCACCAGCGCCGCCCCGACGAGGCCGCGGGCCACGTCGATGCTGGTGGCGCGGATCTCGTCGTCCTCCTCCGAGCGGGGGTAGGGCAGTGCGGCGTCGTACGTCGTCTCGCCGCGGGGCAGCGGGGCCAGGCGCAGCCACGGCACGTCGAGCCCGCCGAAGAAGTCGGCCTCGCGCCAGCGTGCCCCGGGGTCCCACCGCTCGGGCAGCGCCAGCACGACCGGCCGCGGGTCGGCGCCGGACCCCGCCTCGAGCGCGGTCTCGGAGAGCAGCCGCTGCCGCAGCGCGAGGGGGTCGGTGGGCGAGGTGGGGGCCGGGCCGCCGGAGGAGGCGCGGGCGTCGGTGAGGGTCAGCCGCTGGCCCTCGACCGTGCGGGAGGCCACCGGCGCGTCGAGCTCGGCGTTGTCACCGAGGAGCAGCTCGGCGTCCGAGGGCAGCCGTCCCAGCAGGTCGGAGTCGAAGAACCCGCTCGGGGGAGCGACCACGAGCGGCCCCTCGAGGTCGCGGGCCCCCATCCGGCGGGCCGCCAGGCGCCAGGACCGCTCGAGCAGGCCGACGCTGCGGCGGGCCAGGCCGGCGGCGTCGGGATCGGCGTACCCCAGGGTGAGCAGGTCGTGCTCGCGCAGCGAGTCGACCAGCTGCGTCAGCAGCGCCCGCGCGGCCTGGCTGTCGGCCTCGCTCGGGATCCCGGCGCCGGCGTCGCCGTCGCCCCGGGGGGTGGGGCTCGCGGAGGGCGAGGGGGACCCGGACGCCGAGCCGCCGCCGGAGCCGCCGTCGGACCCGCCGTCGGAGCCGTCCCCGTCGTCGGGGTCGGCGACCCGGCGCCTGCCCCCGAGCGAGAGCGAGGGGTTGCCCTGGGCCAGGTCGCCCACGGCGTCGAGCACGGCCGGGTCGGCCACCCAGGTCAGCGGGTCGTCGCCGGCGCTGTCGGCGAAGTCGGCGAGGCGGGCCAGGCGACCGGTGTCGCCGGTGAGCCGGACCCAGCGCTGCGGTGCCGCCAGGCTGGCGTCGGCGGCGCGGCGCGCGGGCTCGCGCAGGGGGAGCACCACCGAGACCGGGACCCGGGTGGCCCGGGCGCGCGCCCGCGAGACCAGGGGGACGAAGGTGCGGGCCCGGCCGTCGGCGACGCTGTCGCGGCCCGCGGAGGAGGTGCCGAGCGCGTGCACGCCGATCCAGTAGACGCCGGGGTCCCCGCTGATCGGGAGCTCGGAGACCGGCACCCGCAGGCTGAACGAGAGCCGCTCGCCCGGGGCGAGGTCGCCCAGGGAGACGAAGGTGCCGGCGTCGTCGAGGCGCTCCCCGACGGTGGCGGCCTCGTCGGTCTGGGCGGCCAGGGCCACCTCGTCGCGGGTGGTCATCGGGGTGGTCGAGGAGAAGGGGGCCACGTTGACGTCGCTCCACTCCTCCTCGGAGCTGTTGGTGACCGTCCCCTGCATCCGCACCGCCCCCCGACGCGGGAGCACCGACGGGGAGAGGGAGGCGAGCTCGACCGTCAGCGGCGTGGCCTCGCCGGCGGAGCTGTCGGTGGGGTCGGCGGTCGGAGTGGCCCCGGTGGAGCTGCTGGGGGAGCTGGTCGTGCTGCTGGGCGAGGGGGTCGGTGCGGCGACCACGGCACCGGGCAGCAGGGTGAGCGTGAGCAGGGCCACCGCGGCGAGGGCGCGGGTCGACGAACGGGCGCGGCTCACCCCGGGAGACTACCGAGCGCGGGGACGCCGACCCCGGCCCGGCGCAGGGTCGGGCGCGTCCCGCCGCACCTCTAGACTCGTCTCCCGTGTCCGAGGAGCCCATGCTGATCACCGACGTCCAGGAGCGGACCGTCCGGGCGCTGCGGCGCGTGGCCCCCGTGACCGACGAGCTGGGACGGCGCTTCGCGGCGGCCGGCGAGGAGATCGCCCTGGTGGGCGGCCCGGTGCGCGACGCCATGCTGGGCCGGCTGCAGACCGACCTCGACTTCACCACCTCGGCCCGCCCCGAGGTGACCGAGCGCCTGCTCAAGGGCTGGGCCGACGCCACCTGGGACATCGGCCGTGCCTTCGGCACCATCGGCTGCCGGCGCGGCGACTGGCAGGTCGAGATCACCACCTACCGCTCCGAGGCGTACGACGCGTCCAGCCGCAAGCCCGCCGTGCAGTACGGCGACTCGCTCGTCGGCGACCTCGAGCGCCGCGACTTCACCGTCAACGCGATGGCGCTCTCGCTGCCGGGCGAGCAGCTCGAGGACCCCTTCGGCGGCATCGTCGACCTGGCCGAGAAGCGGCTGCGCACCCCCGGCACGCCCGAGCAGTCGTTCTCGGACGACCCGCTGCGGATGATGCGCGCGGCCCGGTTCGCCGCGCAGCTGGGCTTCGCGGTGGCTCCCGAGGTGGTCGCCGCGATGACCGACATGGCCGAGCGGATCACGATCGTCTCGGCCGAGCGGGTCCGCGACGAGTTGGTCAAGCTGGTCTGCGCCGCCGACCCGGTGCGCGGGCTGCGGCTGCTGGTGGAGACCGGCCTGGCCGAGCACGTGCTGCCCGAGCTGCCCGCCCTGGCGCTGGAGCGCGACGAGCACCACCGGCACAAGGACGTCTACGAGCACACCCTCACGGTGCTGGAGCAGTCGATCGACCTGGAGGACCGGCTCGGGGGCGGTCCCGACTTCACGGCCCGGTTCGCGGCGCTGATGCACGACGTCGGCAAGCCGCGCACCCGCCGCTTCCTCGACGACGGCAGCGTGACCTTCCACCACCACGACGTCGTCGGCGCCAAGCTCACCCGCAAGCGGATGCAGGCGCTGCGCTTCTCGCGCGACCAGACCGACGCGGTGGCGCAGCTGGTGGAGCAGCACCTGCGGTTCCACGGCTACGGCTCCGGGGAGTGGACCGACTCCGCCGTGCGCCGCTACGTGCGCGACGCCGGCGACCAGCTGCAGCGGCTGCACGTGCTGACCCGCGCCGACTGCACCACCCGCAACAAGCGCAAGGCCGAGCGGCTGCGGCGCACCTACGACGACCTCGAGGCCCGCATCGAACGGCTGGCCGAGGAGGAGGGGCGGGCCGCGCTGCGGCCCGACCTCGACGGCAACCAGATCATGACGATCCTCGGCATCGGCCCCGGGCGCGAGGTCGGCGAGGCCTACCGCCACCTGCTGGAGCTGCGCCTGGACCACGGCCCGATGGCCGAGGCCGACGCCGCGGCCGCGCTGCGCGAGTGGGCGGCCGCGCGCGGGCTCTGAGTGCTCGCGGCCGACGAGGCCTCACGTGGGACTCCCCACATCGGGGTAACTCGCTGTGACATCGGCCGTTACAGTCCCTGAGCCCGACCCCGTCCGCCCGTCCGACCGCACCCCCAGGAGCCACCGTGCCGCTGACCGACGTCGCCCCCCTCGAGGCCACCACCGAGATCGCGGCCCCGCCCGCGAAGGTGTGGGCGCTGGTCTCCGACCTGCGCAACATGCCGCGGTGGAGCCCCCAGAACGTCAAGACGTTCGTCCGGGGCGGCGAGATGAAGGTCGGTGCCAAGCTGGTCAACGTCAACCGGCGCGGACTGCTGGTGTGGCCGACCCAGGGCCAGGTCGTCGACCTGACCCCCGAGAAGCGGGTGGCGTTCCGGATCAGGGAGAACTGGACCGTCTGGTCCTTCGACCTGGAGCCCACCGCCGACGGCGGCACCCGGGTCACCCAGCGTCGCGAGGCGCCGAAGGGCATCTCCGACCTCTCGGTCACCCTGACCAAGCGGGTGCTGGGCGGCCAGGAGTCCTTCACCGCCGAGCTTCAGCAGGGCATGCAGCAGACGCTGGCCCGGATCAAGGCCGACGCGGAGCGCTGAGCGCCCGCGCCACGGCGTCGGCGACGGCGTCGTCCGGGTGCCCCTGCGCCCGGGCCCGCTGCACGTACGCCGCGGCCCACGCGTCGAGCTGCGCCTCGCGCTCGGCGGCAGGGGTCGGGACCACGCCGCTGGCGACCCGGGTGCCGCCGCCGCGGCGGGAGACCAGCAGGCCCTCGGCCTCCAGCTCGCGGTAGGCGCGCGCGACGGTGCCGACGGCGAGGCCCAGGTCGCCGGCCAGCTGGCGCAGCGGGGGCAGCCGGTCGCCCGCCGCGAGCACGCCCGCGCCGACCAGGCCGGCCAGCTGGCGTCGCAGCTGCTCGTACGGCGGCGTCGGGTCGTCCGGCTCGACGACCAGCGCGAGCCCGCCCGGGTCGCCGGGGGGCGCGGGTCCCTCGGTCACCTCGGCCGGGCTCACCGCTGTGCCGGGACGGGCGGGTACGCCGGGGCCGGCGTGCGGGGCCGGCCCGCGAGCAGCAGCGCGGTGCACACGAGCAGCAGCGCGGCGGCCGGCACCAGGCTGAGGGTGATCACCAGCCCGACGGGCCCGGTCCAGGCGGCCGCGCAGTCGACGCCGTCGGCCCCCAGCTGCTGCAGCGCCAGGCCCGCGGTCAGCCCGATCCCGACGTACGGCGCGCTGGTGGCCAGGCCGGTGGCGGCCAGCACGACCGTCAGCGAGCGGCGGCGCAGGGCGTCGTCGGCGTCGGTGGCCCCCAGGCCGCGGGGCCGCAGCACCACCTGGCGGGCGGCGAGGGCCGCCACGAGCAGCACGAGCACCAGCGCCACAGCGAGCGGCCCGCTGTAGTAGGAGCCGGGGTACGGCGTCCGCGAGGAGCCGCCCTGCGCCGTGGTGCAGGCCAGCGCCCGCATCGAGTCGGTGTACGCGTCGCGGCTGGCCGTCAGGGTGGTGAGGGCCAGCACCACGGCCGCGACCACGACCTGGGTCGCCACGGCCCAGGCCAGCGGGCGCGGTGCGTAGTCGCGCACCCGCCGGGGCCGCAGCGACGCCGAGCGCGACCCCGCCCCCCGACGGGGCCGCACGACGGTCTCGCCGAGGGCGACGGCGACGAGGACGCACAGGCCGAGCACGGCGGGCGCGAGCATCGGGCCGGTGCCGTAGGACCCGCGCTGCCAGACCTGCCCGGCCGCCACCAGCCCCACCACCAGACCGGCCAGCCGGGTCGCGGCCACCCACCGCGACTCGCGCGTCGGGGGCACCCGCCGGCCGCCGGTCCGCAGCACCAGCGACAGGACCACCGCGGCCCCCACGACCAGCGCCAGCAGCACGGCCAGCTCGACCAGCCCGACTCCGATCACGACGACCTCCAGCTTGTGTCAGATGAGTGACACAAGACTGGAGGTCGTGGTGGCTTGTGTCAACCAGATGACACAAACTGGTGGGACGAGCAGGCTCAGCGCTCGACGTCACCTGCGATGAAGGCCTCGACGGAGGCGCGGCCCTGCTCGTCGGGGCGCTGCACCGGCGGGCTCTTCATCAGGTACGACGAGGCGGACAGCAGCGGGCCGCCGATGCCGCGGTCCTTGGCGATCTTCGCCGCCCGGATGGCGTCGATGATGATGCCGGCCGAGTTGGGGGAGTCCCACACCTCGAGCTTGTACTCCAGGTTGAGCGGCACGTCGCCGAACGCGCGGCCCTCAAGGCGCACGTAGGCCCACTTGCGGTCGTCGAGCCAGGCGACGTAGTCGGAGGGCCCGATGTGGACGTTCTTGCTGTCGGTCAGGCCGGCCAGCGATCCGGTGAGGTTGGAGGTGACGGCCTGGGTCTTGGAGACCTTCTTGGACTCCAGGCGCTCGCGCTCGAGCATGTTCTTGAAGTCCATGTTGCCGCCGACGTTGAGCTGGTAGGTGCGGTCCAGCGCCACGCCGCGGTCCTCGAACAGCTTGGCCATGACGCGGTGGGTGATGGTCGCGCCGACCTGGCTCTTGATGTCGTCGCCGATGATCGGGACGCCGGCGGCCTCGAACTTGGCCGCCCACTCGGGGTCGGAGGCGATGAAGACCGGGAGCGCGTTGACGAAGGCCACGCCGGCGTCGATGGCGCACTGGGCGTAGAACTTGTCGGCCTGCTCGGACCCGACGGGCAGGTAGGCGACGAGGACGTCGACCTCGGCCTCGCGGAGCGCGGCGACGACGTCGACCGGGTCCGCGCCGGACTCCTCGATGGTCTGGCGGTAGTACTTGCCCAGGCCGTCCAGGGTCGGGCCGCGCTGCACCTCGACGCCGAGCGTCGGGACCTCGGCGATCGTGATGGTGTTGTTCTCGGAGGCGCCGATGGCCTCGGAGAGGTCCTTGCCGACCTTCTTGTCGTCGACGTCGAACGCGGCGACGAACTCCACGTCCCTGACGTGGTACTCGCCGAACAGCACGTGCATCAGGCCGGGCACGGTGGCCGACGGGTCGGCGTCCCGGTAGTACTCGACGCCCTGGACGAGCGAGCTGGCGCAGTTGCCGACGCCGACGATCGCGACTCTGATCGATCCCATGTGGTTCTCCTCTGCGGGGGTTGGTTCGGTGGCTCGGGGTGGTGGGGGTGTCTAGGTCGGGCCCGGCGGGTCGACCCGCCGCCGCGACGCCTTCGTCGGGCGGTTGGGCCGGGTCCGCGCGCCGCGGGCCGGCGGGTCCACGGGTGCAGGCGTGGGGACGCCGTCCGGTGGCGCCGGGCGCGAGAAGCCGCGCTCGGCCTCGATCAGGTCGGTGAGCCAGCGGACCTCGCGCTCGACCGACTCGGTGGAGTGGCGGTGCAGCTCGCTGACGTAGCGGTCGACGGGCCCGGTGGGGGTCCGGTCGTCGCGGGCCCGGTCCAGCCGCTCCTGGAGGCGGCCGCGCCGGCCCTCGAGGATCCGCAGCCGCACGTCGAGGTCGGTGCGCGAGAAGAAGGCGAAGCGGGTGTGGAAGTCCTCGTCCTCCCACGCCGAGGGCCCGGCGTCGGTGATCCGCTCGGCGAAGAACGCCTCGCCGGCCGGGGTGATCCGGTAGACGATGCGCTGCCGGCGCGAGACCCCGGTGGAGGTGGCGGTGTCCTCGGCGACCAGGCCGGCCTTGAGCATCCGCTTCAGGGCCGGGTAGAGCGAGCCGTAGGACAGCAGCCGGGTCCAGCCCATCAGCAGGTTGAGCCGCTTGCGCAGCTCGTAGCCGTGGAGCGGCGACTCGTGGAGCAGGCCGAGGACGGCGAGCTCGAGCGTGGCGGCCTTGCTGGCCATCGCGTCCTCCTCGTCGGTCCGTCGCCGTCGGGCGCCGGGGCGCCGTGTCTCGCCCCAACATATCGCAGCGATATATCGAACCGTGCACCCGGCACGCCGGCGGGCGGCGTCCGTCCCGGTTCGACCCGCCCGCTCAGCCGGACCCCGTACTCTTCGTGACCGTGACCGACCCGTCCGCGGGGTGCCCAACCAGGAGGTAACGGCTCAGTGAGCGCGCAAGGGACCCCACCCCGGAAGTCGTCCGGCGGGGGAGCGAGCAGGTCGGCCGGGAAGTCCGGCGGTACGTCGGCCGGGAGGTCGGGCGGGAAGTCCGGCGGCTTCGGGCGCCGGCTCAGGGCCGTCGCCAAGTGGACGCTGGTGGTCGGGCTCGTGCTCGCCCTGGTGGCCGGCGGCATCTTCTACTTCACCTACCGCAACACCGAGATCCCGAGCGCCAACAAGGCCTTCGAGTCGCAGTCGACGTACGTCACCTACAACGGCGGTGACCAGCGCATCGGCACCTTCGCGGAGCAGAACCGCGAGTCCATCCCGCTCGCCGACATCCCGCAGTCGATGCAGGACGCGGTGGTCGCGGCCGAGGACCGCAGCTTCTACACCAACAGCGGCATCGACCCCAAGGGCATCCTCCGGGCGGCGTTCTCCAACGCCACCGGCAACGCCACCCAGGGCGCCTCGACCATCACCCAGCAGTACGTCAAGCTCCTCTACCTCTCGCAGGAGCGCACGCTCTCGCGCAAGGTCAAGGAGGCGTTCCTGTCGCTGAAGGTGCAGCAGGAGCGGTCCAAGGAGTCGATCCTCGAGGGCTACCTCAACACCATCTACTTCGGCCGCGGCGCCTACGGCGTCCAGGCCGCCTCGCGCGCCTTCTTCGCCAAGCCCGCCCGCAAGCTCACCGTCCAGGAGTCGGCCGTGCTGGCCTCGGTGCTCAACTCGCCGACCGCGCTGTCGCCCGACGGGGGCCGCGAGGCGCGGCAGCGGCTGATCGCCCGACACGACTACGTGCTCGACGGCATGGTCGAGGCGGGGGCGCTCGACGCCTCCGAGGCCGACCGGCTCAAGGGCCGGCTGCCGAAGTTCGCCAAGCGCGGCAACAGCAACCAGTTCGCCGGCCAGCGCGGGTTCATGCTGGCGATGGTCAAGGACGAGCTGCAGCGGCTCGGCTTCGACGAGACCGAGATCGACACGGGCGGGCTGCGCGTGGAGACGACCTTCACGCCCAAGGCCATGGCCGCCGCCGAGGAGGGGGTCGCCGAGCAGAGGCCCGAGGGCCTCAAGGGCCTCCACGTCGCCACCGCGTCGGTCGACGTCGGCTCGGGGGCCCTGCTCGGCTTCTACGCCGGCCAGGACTACCTCGCCTCCCAGCTCGACTGGGCCTCCCTCGGTGGCTCGCCGGGCTCGGCGTTCAAGCCGTTCGCGCTCGCGGCCGGCCTCGACCAGGGCTTCAGCCTCAAGTCCACCTTCGACGGCAACTCGCCGTACGAGTTCGAGGACGGCAGCGGCTCGGTCGACAACCAGGGCGAGGGCACCGGCGAGAACTTCGGCTCGGCGATCAGCCTGCTCACGGCCACCGAGAACTCCGT
This genomic interval from Nocardioides scoriae contains the following:
- a CDS encoding CCA tRNA nucleotidyltransferase, translating into MLITDVQERTVRALRRVAPVTDELGRRFAAAGEEIALVGGPVRDAMLGRLQTDLDFTTSARPEVTERLLKGWADATWDIGRAFGTIGCRRGDWQVEITTYRSEAYDASSRKPAVQYGDSLVGDLERRDFTVNAMALSLPGEQLEDPFGGIVDLAEKRLRTPGTPEQSFSDDPLRMMRAARFAAQLGFAVAPEVVAAMTDMAERITIVSAERVRDELVKLVCAADPVRGLRLLVETGLAEHVLPELPALALERDEHHRHKDVYEHTLTVLEQSIDLEDRLGGGPDFTARFAALMHDVGKPRTRRFLDDGSVTFHHHDVVGAKLTRKRMQALRFSRDQTDAVAQLVEQHLRFHGYGSGEWTDSAVRRYVRDAGDQLQRLHVLTRADCTTRNKRKAERLRRTYDDLEARIERLAEEEGRAALRPDLDGNQIMTILGIGPGREVGEAYRHLLELRLDHGPMAEADAAAALREWAAARGL
- a CDS encoding SRPBCC family protein; translated protein: MPLTDVAPLEATTEIAAPPAKVWALVSDLRNMPRWSPQNVKTFVRGGEMKVGAKLVNVNRRGLLVWPTQGQVVDLTPEKRVAFRIRENWTVWSFDLEPTADGGTRVTQRREAPKGISDLSVTLTKRVLGGQESFTAELQQGMQQTLARIKADAER
- a CDS encoding GntR family transcriptional regulator; amino-acid sequence: MTEGPAPPGDPGGLALVVEPDDPTPPYEQLRRQLAGLVGAGVLAAGDRLPPLRQLAGDLGLAVGTVARAYRELEAEGLLVSRRGGGTRVASGVVPTPAAEREAQLDAWAAAYVQRARAQGHPDDAVADAVARALSAPRRP
- a CDS encoding inositol-3-phosphate synthase, with amino-acid sequence MGSIRVAIVGVGNCASSLVQGVEYYRDADPSATVPGLMHVLFGEYHVRDVEFVAAFDVDDKKVGKDLSEAIGASENNTITIAEVPTLGVEVQRGPTLDGLGKYYRQTIEESGADPVDVVAALREAEVDVLVAYLPVGSEQADKFYAQCAIDAGVAFVNALPVFIASDPEWAAKFEAAGVPIIGDDIKSQVGATITHRVMAKLFEDRGVALDRTYQLNVGGNMDFKNMLERERLESKKVSKTQAVTSNLTGSLAGLTDSKNVHIGPSDYVAWLDDRKWAYVRLEGRAFGDVPLNLEYKLEVWDSPNSAGIIIDAIRAAKIAKDRGIGGPLLSASSYLMKSPPVQRPDEQGRASVEAFIAGDVER
- a CDS encoding PadR family transcriptional regulator; amino-acid sequence: MASKAATLELAVLGLLHESPLHGYELRKRLNLLMGWTRLLSYGSLYPALKRMLKAGLVAEDTATSTGVSRRQRIVYRITPAGEAFFAERITDAGPSAWEDEDFHTRFAFFSRTDLDVRLRILEGRRGRLQERLDRARDDRTPTGPVDRYVSELHRHSTESVEREVRWLTDLIEAERGFSRPAPPDGVPTPAPVDPPARGARTRPNRPTKASRRRVDPPGPT
- a CDS encoding transglycosylase domain-containing protein yields the protein MVGLVLALVAGGIFYFTYRNTEIPSANKAFESQSTYVTYNGGDQRIGTFAEQNRESIPLADIPQSMQDAVVAAEDRSFYTNSGIDPKGILRAAFSNATGNATQGASTITQQYVKLLYLSQERTLSRKVKEAFLSLKVQQERSKESILEGYLNTIYFGRGAYGVQAASRAFFAKPARKLTVQESAVLASVLNSPTALSPDGGREARQRLIARHDYVLDGMVEAGALDASEADRLKGRLPKFAKRGNSNQFAGQRGFMLAMVKDELQRLGFDETEIDTGGLRVETTFTPKAMAAAEEGVAEQRPEGLKGLHVATASVDVGSGALLGFYAGQDYLASQLDWASLGGSPGSAFKPFALAAGLDQGFSLKSTFDGNSPYEFEDGSGSVDNQGEGTGENFGSAISLLTATENSVNTAYADLTDAMDDGPEAIRKMAIALGVPRRSPGLEPNNAIALGSATVSPISMANAYASIANGGVHHDVFTVKKVTRAVDGEVLYRAPRKNDRVLSEDIAADTSYALQQVASAGTGRNANVLGRPVAGKTGTATNADGDVSSAWFVGYTPQVATAVMYVRGKGNEALNGFLPTFYGGEYPARTWAAIMGRVMDGTDVENFPPPVFVEGSPPESGHEPYTPPPSPTATPTPTPSESPTPTPTPTPTPTPTPAPTTPAPGEPTDPGPDLGQPTTPPGGRDETGGGAGTSGPGRPSPTP